The following proteins are encoded in a genomic region of Vibrio spartinae:
- a CDS encoding efflux RND transporter permease subunit, which produces MVRFFIDRPIFAWVIAIVIMLAGVLSIKTLPIEQYPQIAPPAVSISGVYVGASAKTVENSVTQVIEQNMNGIDNLLYMSSNSDSSGSFSINLTFATGTNPDIAQVQVQNKLSGVESSLPESVVTRGITVAKSTSSFLMVIGFISSDGSMNNTSIADYISSNVKDPISRVQGVGETQVFGAQHAMRIWLDPHKLNNFSLTSSDVLRAITAQNTQVSVGELGGTPAVKGQQLTATITAQGRLSSVSDFKNILLKVDTDGSQIRLQDVARIEIGGESYAAVARFNGSSATGIAIRLATGANALDTADAVRAKMEELKPFFPSSLKVVYPFDTTPFVKISIEEVVHTLIEAVVLVFLVMYLFLQNFRATLIPTIAVPVVLLGTMGIMAAFGFSINTLTMFGLVLAIGLLVDDAIVVVENVERVMAEDGSSPLEATRKSMGQITGALVGIALVLSAVFVPMAFFGGAAGAIYRQFSLTIVSSMALSVLVAMILTPALCATILKPLSEGSHQAKRGPIALFNRLFNQGTVRYTGTVEKGIHQKIRYLVIYALIVGGLGLLWNKLPTSFLPDEDQGVLMVMVKLPAGATQERTLNVMEKVRNHFLQDEKNDVESVFTVAGFSFAGRGQNMGLGFVKLKDWSQRTKPSQSVEAIIGRAWGALGQIKEAQIFAFNLPPIISLGTASGFDAYLVDRGNLGHEALIQARNQLLGMAAKDPNLMSVRPNGMEDTAQFRIDIDYEKAMAMGVAVNDINSTLSTAWGSTYVNDFIDNGRIKKVYVQADAPFRMNPEDFNLWHVRNAEGDMVPFDTFAKTYWTYGSPRLERFNASPAVNIQGSAAPGKSSGDAMLEIEKLVRQLPKGIDVEWSGSSYQERQSGSQAMLLYGISLLIVFLCLAALYESWSVPFSVILIVPLGIFGAVLATSLKGLSNDVYFQVGLLTTIGLSAKNAILIVEFAKAQYDEGMDLFKATVDACRMRLRPILMTSFAFILGVLPLALSSGAGAASRNAIGWGVIGGMLSATVLSIFFVPVFFVLVMRLFRTKPRSEFSATSAMEDKTDAS; this is translated from the coding sequence ATGGTTCGCTTTTTTATCGACAGACCGATTTTTGCATGGGTGATTGCGATTGTGATCATGCTTGCCGGTGTGCTGTCCATCAAAACTTTACCGATTGAGCAGTATCCACAGATTGCACCACCGGCGGTGAGTATCTCTGGTGTTTATGTCGGTGCGTCTGCCAAAACCGTGGAAAACAGTGTGACGCAGGTTATCGAACAAAACATGAATGGTATCGATAATTTGTTGTATATGTCTTCCAACAGTGATTCGTCCGGTTCATTTTCTATTAATCTGACATTTGCAACGGGGACGAACCCGGATATCGCTCAGGTTCAGGTACAGAATAAATTGTCTGGCGTTGAATCATCACTGCCTGAGTCGGTTGTGACCCGAGGGATTACGGTTGCGAAATCAACCAGTAGCTTCTTGATGGTGATCGGTTTTATTTCATCTGATGGCAGCATGAACAATACCAGTATCGCGGATTATATCTCCTCAAATGTCAAAGATCCGATTAGCCGTGTTCAGGGGGTGGGTGAAACCCAAGTCTTTGGGGCGCAACATGCGATGCGAATCTGGCTGGATCCACATAAACTGAACAACTTCAGTCTGACTTCCAGTGATGTACTCCGTGCCATTACCGCGCAGAATACACAGGTATCTGTCGGTGAATTGGGTGGAACGCCCGCAGTCAAGGGGCAACAACTGACTGCAACTATCACGGCTCAGGGACGTCTGAGTAGTGTCAGCGATTTTAAAAATATCCTGCTTAAAGTTGATACCGATGGTTCCCAAATTCGTTTGCAGGATGTTGCACGCATTGAAATCGGTGGTGAAAGTTATGCCGCAGTTGCTCGGTTCAATGGTTCGTCGGCAACGGGGATCGCGATTCGGCTTGCCACCGGTGCCAATGCGTTGGATACCGCAGATGCTGTGCGTGCCAAGATGGAGGAATTGAAACCATTCTTCCCCAGCTCGCTGAAAGTTGTTTACCCATTCGATACAACCCCATTCGTTAAAATCTCGATTGAAGAGGTGGTTCATACCCTGATTGAAGCCGTTGTACTGGTCTTTTTGGTCATGTACCTCTTCTTGCAGAACTTCCGCGCGACCCTGATTCCGACCATTGCGGTGCCGGTCGTGTTATTGGGGACGATGGGCATCATGGCGGCCTTCGGGTTTTCAATTAACACCCTGACAATGTTTGGTTTGGTGCTGGCGATTGGTCTGCTGGTGGATGACGCGATTGTTGTGGTTGAAAACGTCGAACGGGTGATGGCAGAAGACGGTTCATCTCCCTTAGAAGCAACTCGTAAGTCGATGGGACAGATTACCGGTGCACTGGTCGGAATTGCTCTGGTTCTGAGCGCGGTATTTGTCCCGATGGCTTTCTTTGGTGGTGCTGCCGGGGCCATTTATCGGCAGTTCTCTCTGACAATCGTCTCTTCCATGGCGCTGTCTGTTTTAGTGGCGATGATTCTCACCCCAGCACTGTGTGCGACGATTCTGAAGCCACTTTCGGAGGGAAGTCATCAGGCGAAACGTGGCCCGATTGCCCTGTTTAACCGACTGTTTAATCAGGGAACGGTACGCTATACCGGCACGGTAGAAAAAGGCATTCACCAGAAAATCAGATATCTGGTGATCTATGCATTAATTGTCGGTGGGTTAGGTTTACTGTGGAACAAATTGCCGACCTCCTTCCTGCCTGATGAAGATCAGGGCGTCTTGATGGTCATGGTTAAACTACCTGCCGGCGCAACGCAGGAGCGGACACTCAATGTGATGGAAAAAGTCCGCAATCATTTTTTGCAAGACGAAAAAAATGATGTTGAGTCGGTCTTTACGGTTGCAGGGTTTAGTTTTGCCGGACGTGGCCAGAATATGGGGCTGGGATTCGTCAAACTGAAGGACTGGAGTCAGCGAACCAAGCCTTCACAGTCCGTCGAAGCCATTATCGGGCGTGCATGGGGTGCTTTGGGACAGATTAAAGAAGCACAAATATTTGCATTTAACCTGCCACCGATTATCTCGTTGGGGACAGCCAGTGGCTTTGATGCGTATCTGGTTGACCGCGGTAACCTCGGACACGAAGCTCTGATTCAGGCGCGTAACCAATTGTTGGGGATGGCGGCGAAGGATCCGAATCTGATGTCTGTTCGACCCAATGGGATGGAAGATACGGCTCAGTTCCGAATTGATATCGATTATGAAAAAGCGATGGCAATGGGTGTCGCTGTTAACGACATTAACTCAACGTTATCAACAGCGTGGGGATCGACTTATGTCAACGACTTTATCGATAACGGACGGATTAAGAAAGTATATGTTCAGGCGGATGCACCATTTCGGATGAATCCTGAAGACTTCAATCTATGGCATGTTCGTAACGCAGAAGGAGACATGGTGCCGTTTGACACCTTTGCGAAAACTTACTGGACCTATGGTTCGCCACGGTTAGAGCGTTTTAATGCTTCACCTGCGGTCAATATCCAAGGGTCGGCCGCGCCCGGTAAGAGTTCTGGTGATGCGATGCTTGAGATTGAAAAACTGGTTCGTCAGTTGCCAAAAGGCATTGATGTGGAATGGAGCGGTTCTTCATATCAGGAAAGACAGTCGGGCTCTCAAGCGATGTTATTGTATGGGATCTCTTTGCTCATCGTGTTCCTCTGTCTGGCCGCCCTCTATGAAAGTTGGAGTGTCCCGTTCTCGGTTATTTTGATTGTGCCGTTGGGGATCTTTGGGGCGGTGTTGGCAACCTCCTTGAAAGGGTTATCGAATGATGTTTATTTTCAGGTTGGGCTGTTGACGACGATTGGTCTGTCGGCGAAAAACGCAATTCTGATCGTTGAGTTTGCCAAAGCTCAGTATGATGAGGGGATGGATCTGTTCAAAGCAACCGTTGACGCTTGTCGAATGCGTTTACGTCCGATTCTGATGACATCTTTTGCATTTATTCTGGGGGTTTTACCGTTAGCACTCAGTAGTGGTGCGGGTGCTGCCAGCCGAAATGCAATCGGCTGGGGCGTTATTGGTGGGATGTTATCCGCAACGGTGCTGTCGATTTTCTTTGTGCCGGTATTCTTTGTCTTGGTGATGCGATTGTTCCGCACCAAGCCTAGAAGCGAATTCTCTGCGACGTCGGCTATGGAGGATAAAACGGATGCAAGTTAA
- a CDS encoding Hpt domain-containing protein, translating to MADLQYFQPTRVADMVGEENVSEMLSGYLTSLDESLSQLRSYWQEGDIQHVRMTSHRMKSSARFIGADELAEFLQQIETDSLNETDNICLQTTRLSVVEQWCHELTQEIHHYLDSVG from the coding sequence ATGGCGGACTTACAGTATTTCCAGCCGACAAGGGTTGCGGACATGGTTGGTGAAGAGAATGTCAGTGAGATGCTCAGTGGTTATCTAACCTCACTGGACGAATCATTGTCTCAGTTACGTTCCTATTGGCAGGAAGGTGATATACAACATGTCAGAATGACATCTCATCGGATGAAATCATCAGCACGCTTTATCGGTGCAGATGAGCTAGCTGAATTTCTTCAGCAGATTGAAACGGACTCGCTCAATGAAACGGATAATATTTGTTTGCAGACGACTCGGCTCAGTGTCGTTGAACAATGGTGTCATGAGCTGACACAAGAGATTCATCATTATTTAGATTCTGTGGGTTAA
- a CDS encoding efflux transporter outer membrane subunit, whose product MQVKLLPLMVAAVLSGCSLAPDYHQPDVPSTQGWQGVAASQTAETELPDWHAFMPDERLQSLIELALANNKNLKTTLLNVASLRATYRIQDAERYPGLDASGSGSRTRFSDANTGNGKSYTSQYRATVGVTSYELDLFGRVQSLSDQALESYLSQDEIRRSTVIALISEVASAYMNLLTNQELLKLTTETVDAYQETLSLVQTRYDAGYSDALTLAQSQTALHGAQATQAQYKLAVARGYNVLRQLVGAPIMQYIDGRLPEENGQMLSALQMGTSSELLLKRPDILAAEHALKADNANIGAARAAFFPSIRLTANAGSASNSLSGLFNSDSGYWQFSPSISLPIFDWGSNQASLDVAKIKKQQSVVAYQQTIETAFKEVSDALLGQTYYMEEWQAQQNNMAANQTYYDLAKMRYEKGNDSYMDLLDAQRSLFSARESELSSHLNLLLSRINLYKALGGGWRAADQQTSTQVSSVLDTIDQ is encoded by the coding sequence ATGCAAGTTAAGTTGCTGCCACTGATGGTTGCGGCTGTTTTAAGTGGTTGTAGTCTGGCACCGGATTATCACCAGCCTGATGTCCCTTCAACACAGGGATGGCAAGGTGTTGCAGCCAGTCAGACAGCAGAAACAGAGCTGCCTGACTGGCATGCATTTATGCCGGACGAGCGGTTACAGTCACTAATTGAGCTGGCTCTGGCAAACAATAAAAACTTGAAAACGACCTTGCTGAATGTTGCTTCTTTACGAGCGACGTACCGAATTCAGGACGCAGAACGCTATCCGGGGCTGGATGCCTCGGGGAGTGGTTCGAGAACGCGTTTTTCTGATGCGAATACGGGGAATGGGAAGTCATATACTTCCCAGTATCGGGCAACGGTCGGTGTGACGAGTTATGAGCTGGATCTGTTTGGGCGGGTTCAAAGCCTGAGTGATCAGGCACTTGAAAGTTATCTGTCTCAGGATGAGATTCGACGAAGTACGGTGATTGCTCTGATCAGTGAAGTCGCCAGTGCTTACATGAATCTCCTCACCAATCAAGAGTTGTTGAAGTTGACGACGGAGACGGTCGACGCATATCAAGAAACCTTGTCACTGGTGCAAACTCGCTATGATGCCGGATACAGTGATGCTTTGACGCTCGCGCAAAGTCAGACTGCCTTGCATGGTGCTCAGGCGACACAAGCCCAGTACAAACTGGCGGTCGCGAGAGGATACAATGTGTTGCGGCAGCTAGTGGGTGCACCGATTATGCAATATATTGACGGACGTTTACCTGAGGAAAACGGGCAGATGCTATCAGCGTTGCAAATGGGTACCTCATCAGAGTTGTTACTCAAGCGGCCTGACATTTTGGCTGCTGAACATGCCCTTAAAGCAGACAACGCAAATATCGGAGCGGCCCGAGCTGCATTTTTCCCGAGTATTCGTTTAACAGCAAACGCGGGCAGTGCCAGTAATTCTCTGTCGGGGTTATTTAACTCGGATTCTGGGTATTGGCAATTTTCGCCGTCTATCTCTTTACCAATCTTTGATTGGGGCAGTAATCAAGCCTCTCTGGATGTGGCAAAGATTAAGAAGCAGCAGTCAGTGGTTGCTTATCAACAGACGATTGAAACTGCATTTAAAGAAGTCTCTGATGCTCTGCTAGGGCAGACCTACTATATGGAAGAGTGGCAAGCACAACAGAATAATATGGCTGCGAATCAAACCTATTATGACTTGGCGAAGATGCGCTATGAAAAAGGGAATGATAGTTATATGGATCTACTCGACGCACAACGGTCATTATTTAGTGCCCGGGAGAGCGAACTGTCATCGCATTTGAATTTGCTGCTGAGCCGGATCAATTTATATAAAGCACTCGGTGGCGGTTGGCGAGCCGCTGATCAGCAAACGTCTACTCAGGTTTCATCCGTTTTGGACACCATCGATCAATAA
- a CDS encoding response regulator, with translation MAINVTIADDSKMSRKSVMRALPEQWDVSIHEASNGKEAISNYNQGLADVMFLDLTMPEMDGFQVLEHLHQIDAKTVVIVISADIQPYSQDKVKQLGAASFIQKPLDPTQLKHVLHEVGLL, from the coding sequence ATGGCAATCAATGTAACGATAGCAGATGATTCAAAAATGTCGCGGAAGTCAGTCATGAGAGCGTTACCTGAGCAGTGGGATGTGAGTATTCATGAAGCGTCAAATGGGAAAGAGGCGATCAGTAATTATAATCAGGGGTTGGCGGATGTCATGTTTCTCGATTTAACCATGCCTGAAATGGATGGTTTTCAGGTTTTGGAACACCTGCATCAAATTGATGCTAAAACGGTCGTCATCGTGATTAGCGCAGACATCCAACCGTATTCCCAGGATAAAGTAAAACAATTAGGGGCCGCGTCATTTATTCAGAAACCGTTAGACCCGACACAATTGAAACATGTATTACATGAGGTAGGATTGTTATGA
- a CDS encoding HDOD domain-containing protein, with protein MASLEVICVDDDEFMLKAIGRLVRRLRPEWRFLLLDEPMRWEEIMADSDIEHPAIFISDLLMPKKRGDVLLNEVKMNLPESIRVLLTGDTTQGLPQKAHGYAHFVLPKPFTQDDFEHLFQCAERLHKMPFNAECRQKLGSLSGLPVLPHTVQELQSVIASPNCDMHLMAEVISHEPSLVARIFQIANSSYFGFRRHTDSLSEAVSRLGATLIETIAVSLLTQIPHHRVSPSQHKQVAERALRVGSIARLIAKEMSFARREQDKVFVASLLTSIGTLLVLEEGATFENIRTYLGLQDGYHDHHVAAAYLLILWGYDIDIGDMILSQSHIDFLSQDETVVYGSIVGLAYIIEKFKTEEQFRQIAKQLPNAVSDAVLALIPLLEIA; from the coding sequence ATGGCAAGTCTTGAAGTGATATGTGTTGATGATGATGAGTTTATGTTAAAAGCCATTGGCCGGTTGGTTCGTCGTTTGCGTCCCGAATGGCGGTTTCTTCTCCTCGATGAACCGATGCGGTGGGAAGAGATCATGGCTGACTCTGACATTGAACATCCTGCAATATTTATTTCTGATCTGTTGATGCCAAAGAAGCGTGGTGATGTGTTACTTAATGAAGTCAAAATGAATTTACCGGAGTCTATCCGGGTACTGTTGACAGGTGATACAACCCAAGGATTGCCTCAAAAAGCACACGGTTATGCCCATTTCGTTTTACCCAAACCATTTACTCAGGATGATTTTGAGCACCTGTTTCAGTGTGCCGAACGCTTACATAAAATGCCGTTTAATGCGGAGTGTCGTCAGAAGTTAGGATCTTTATCTGGTTTGCCCGTATTGCCGCATACCGTTCAGGAATTACAGAGTGTGATTGCCTCACCGAATTGTGACATGCATTTAATGGCGGAGGTGATTAGTCATGAACCCTCCTTAGTTGCCCGGATATTTCAAATTGCCAATTCATCGTATTTCGGATTCAGAAGACATACGGATTCACTGTCTGAAGCGGTCAGCCGATTGGGGGCGACATTAATTGAAACGATTGCTGTTTCTTTATTAACGCAAATTCCTCATCACCGGGTTTCACCGAGTCAGCATAAGCAGGTTGCAGAACGCGCCCTCAGAGTCGGTTCGATTGCACGATTGATCGCGAAAGAGATGAGTTTTGCCCGCCGTGAACAGGATAAAGTGTTTGTTGCCAGTCTATTAACGTCTATCGGGACGTTGCTCGTGCTGGAAGAAGGTGCAACGTTTGAAAATATCAGGACCTATTTGGGGTTGCAGGATGGTTACCATGACCACCACGTTGCGGCTGCTTATCTGCTGATTTTATGGGGATATGATATTGATATCGGTGATATGATCTTATCTCAGAGCCATATTGATTTTCTCAGTCAGGATGAGACAGTCGTGTATGGCAGTATTGTCGGTCTGGCTTACATCATTGAGAAATTCAAGACAGAAGAACAATTCAGGCAAATCGCTAAGCAATTACCGAATGCTGTCAGTGACGCGGTGTTGGCGTTAATCCCATTATTAGAAATAGCATAA
- a CDS encoding chemotaxis protein CheC: MNTVLSADHQDALQEFMNISMGRAANKLATLLDLHVTISVPSIRLATDEDLTRLRKSESDYYYTRQSFFGGMDGELITLISRLGCQQVVADLNRVKGYASDSINVDESILDISNILSGASLKGLCEQIDVKTKIQPPVLFEPSRQPLPVSEWKLSLIMEISFLIEKDSFAARTIICFADRDLDRMLERLDELL, translated from the coding sequence ATGAATACGGTTTTATCTGCCGATCACCAAGATGCGCTTCAAGAGTTTATGAATATATCGATGGGGAGAGCAGCGAATAAACTCGCGACTTTATTGGATCTCCATGTCACGATCTCTGTGCCGAGTATTCGTTTAGCTACTGATGAAGATTTAACTCGTCTGAGAAAATCAGAGTCAGATTACTATTATACGCGACAATCCTTTTTTGGTGGGATGGATGGTGAGCTGATTACCTTAATCAGTCGTCTCGGATGCCAACAGGTTGTGGCGGATCTGAATCGCGTCAAAGGGTATGCTTCCGATTCAATTAATGTCGATGAAAGTATTTTGGATATCTCAAATATTTTGTCTGGGGCGAGTCTCAAGGGGTTGTGTGAACAAATCGATGTCAAAACTAAAATTCAACCGCCAGTGTTATTTGAACCTTCGAGACAGCCTTTACCCGTCTCTGAATGGAAACTTTCTCTGATTATGGAAATTTCGTTTTTGATTGAAAAAGATTCATTTGCAGCGAGAACAATTATTTGTTTTGCGGATAGAGACTTAGACCGAATGCTTGAGCGCCTTGATGAATTATTATAG
- a CDS encoding winged helix-turn-helix transcriptional regulator encodes MKKTSQLEQYQRGNVFIAQCPSREVLNHITSRWGILVLVALNDGARHRFSGLKKRITGISEKMLSQTLQTLERDGFLTRIAYPVVPPHVEYQLTQYGHTVTQKAAILVEWLEDNIIDIQRIQSRYDQARMAHESSLQAKK; translated from the coding sequence ATGAAAAAAACATCTCAGCTTGAACAATATCAGCGCGGCAATGTCTTTATCGCGCAATGTCCGTCCCGGGAGGTACTCAACCATATCACCAGCCGGTGGGGAATTTTGGTATTGGTTGCTCTGAATGACGGCGCACGACATCGCTTTAGTGGACTCAAGAAGAGAATTACGGGGATTAGTGAAAAAATGCTGTCACAAACACTGCAAACTTTAGAACGCGATGGTTTTCTGACTCGGATTGCCTATCCTGTGGTACCGCCCCATGTCGAATACCAGCTCACCCAATATGGCCACACCGTGACACAAAAAGCGGCTATCCTTGTCGAATGGCTCGAAGACAATATTATTGATATCCAGCGTATTCAGTCTCGATATGATCAAGCGCGGATGGCACACGAGTCATCACTTCAAGCAAAAAAATAA
- a CDS encoding SDR family oxidoreductase: MLAITGATGQLGRLVIEALRQQVPASQIVATVRDVHKAQDLAKLGVQVRYADYTQPESWRDAFAGVNKVLLISSSEVGQRVAQHRTVIEAAKAAHVTLLAYTSILKADRSSLMLAEEHVATEALIQESALPAVILRNGWYSENYTMGIPAILQQGVMIGCAGEGRISSAPRRDYAEAAAHVLTHEGQAGKIYELAGDQSFTLAEFADYLSKATGQPMTYQNLSESDYIQALESAGVPAPFSMVLGNAETGAAAGDLLSSSNDLRLLLGRPSTPIDVTIKEALSGIAE; encoded by the coding sequence ATGCTAGCGATTACCGGAGCAACCGGCCAGCTTGGCCGTCTCGTGATTGAGGCTTTACGACAACAAGTCCCTGCATCACAAATTGTCGCGACAGTGCGCGATGTTCATAAAGCACAGGACTTGGCGAAACTTGGGGTTCAGGTGCGGTATGCAGATTACACTCAACCTGAGTCATGGCGGGATGCGTTTGCCGGTGTGAACAAAGTGCTGCTGATTTCTTCCAGTGAAGTCGGACAGCGCGTTGCCCAGCATCGCACCGTGATTGAAGCCGCGAAAGCCGCGCACGTGACCTTACTGGCTTATACCAGTATTTTGAAGGCAGATCGTTCTTCCCTGATGTTGGCTGAAGAACATGTCGCGACAGAAGCTTTGATTCAAGAGTCCGCACTCCCCGCCGTGATTTTGAGAAATGGCTGGTATTCGGAAAACTATACCATGGGGATCCCTGCGATTCTGCAACAGGGCGTGATGATTGGATGTGCCGGAGAGGGGCGTATTTCCTCTGCCCCCCGTCGCGATTATGCTGAAGCTGCCGCTCATGTCCTGACACATGAGGGACAGGCCGGTAAAATCTACGAACTGGCGGGTGATCAGAGTTTCACACTGGCTGAATTTGCGGATTATTTGTCTAAAGCGACAGGACAACCAATGACTTATCAGAATCTGTCTGAATCCGACTATATTCAAGCGTTGGAAAGTGCGGGGGTTCCGGCACCATTTTCAATGGTATTAGGGAACGCTGAAACCGGGGCGGCGGCGGGCGATCTATTGAGTTCGTCGAACGATCTCCGTTTGCTCTTAGGACGTCCGAGCACACCGATTGATGTGACGATAAAAGAGGCGTTGTCAGGGATTGCTGAGTAG
- a CDS encoding sensor histidine kinase, with product MAKSRLLLSDLLDQLNFALCIIRNDYLIVKANEYFQSRVIHAGGAIQGQNILTLFPHSADYLKRKIDTALVIESSSFSSWEQKPHVLPFKSSRPVSGEEEQMFQNLEVIPIHNENGSIEHVCLCIYDVTIQASQQSQLRNISQQLEIEHQEQKMLIKKLEETQGQLIQSEKMASIGQLSAGIAHEINNPVGFITSNIQTLHDYFQRLAQVIEKMKEMIDEGGDSALAEHCQAVLQQQQVSFILEDTSDLIQESLEGSSRVMSIVKNLKDFSHVDGSEWGYASLVNGIESTLKIIHNEIKYNIEIEKDYQTDIPDVYCQPMQINQVLLNILLNASQAIEGEGTIHISVHETNERYVEIRIRDTGTGIPPDIQDRIFDPFFTTKAVGSGTGLGLSVSYGIIKAHKGTIAVQSKIGAGSEFIIQLPIDEVTATDEAVEQATS from the coding sequence ATGGCTAAAAGTAGGTTATTACTGTCAGATTTGTTAGACCAGCTCAATTTTGCATTGTGTATTATTCGCAATGATTACTTAATTGTTAAAGCTAATGAGTATTTTCAGTCACGGGTGATTCATGCCGGTGGCGCGATCCAAGGGCAGAATATTCTGACGCTTTTTCCTCATTCCGCTGATTATCTGAAACGAAAAATTGATACTGCATTAGTGATTGAGTCATCGAGTTTTTCGTCATGGGAACAAAAACCACACGTCTTACCCTTCAAAAGTTCTCGACCCGTATCAGGTGAAGAAGAACAAATGTTCCAAAATCTGGAAGTGATTCCTATCCATAATGAAAATGGCTCGATTGAGCATGTCTGTCTTTGTATTTATGACGTGACCATCCAAGCCAGCCAGCAATCTCAGCTGCGGAATATTTCTCAACAATTGGAAATCGAACATCAAGAACAAAAAATGTTGATTAAGAAACTGGAAGAGACGCAAGGGCAGTTGATTCAATCTGAAAAAATGGCATCGATTGGACAGTTATCAGCAGGGATAGCTCATGAAATCAACAATCCGGTTGGTTTTATCACGTCAAATATTCAGACTTTGCATGATTACTTTCAGCGCTTGGCTCAAGTCATTGAGAAGATGAAAGAGATGATTGATGAAGGTGGCGATAGTGCGTTGGCAGAGCATTGCCAAGCGGTTTTACAGCAGCAGCAAGTTAGTTTTATTTTGGAAGACACATCAGATTTAATTCAGGAGTCACTGGAAGGTTCATCCCGAGTGATGTCTATTGTGAAGAACCTGAAAGATTTTTCACATGTTGATGGTTCGGAATGGGGGTATGCCAGCCTTGTGAATGGCATTGAATCGACACTGAAAATCATTCATAACGAGATTAAGTACAATATTGAGATTGAAAAAGATTATCAGACTGATATTCCAGATGTTTATTGTCAACCCATGCAAATCAATCAGGTATTGCTGAATATTTTATTGAATGCCAGTCAGGCGATTGAAGGGGAAGGGACGATTCATATCTCCGTCCATGAAACCAATGAACGTTATGTTGAGATTCGGATTCGTGATACGGGGACCGGTATTCCTCCTGATATTCAGGATCGCATCTTTGATCCTTTCTTTACCACGAAAGCCGTGGGATCCGGAACTGGGTTGGGATTATCGGTCTCTTATGGGATTATTAAAGCACATAAGGGAACCATTGCCGTTCAGAGTAAGATCGGAGCCGGCAGTGAGTTTATCATTCAGCTCCCTATCGATGAAGTGACTGCAACTGATGAAGCCGTTGAACAAGCAACAAGCTGA